The Stenotrophomonas sp. ASS1 genome segment CTGCGTTGGCAGCTACGACAACCCGCCCGACCTGAGCGAACAGTCGTGGACGGTGATGAAGTTCCGCGAGTACGAGGACGAGAAGGGCAAGCTGGAGTGGCTGATCCGCAAGGAAGGCTGCATGCACTGCAGCGATCCGGGCTGCCTGAAGGCCTGCCCGTCGCCGGGCGCGATCATCCAGTACGCCAACGGCATCGTCGACTTCCAGGAAGAGAACTGCATCGGCTGCGGCTACTGCGTGACCGGTTGCCCGTTCGACGTGCCGCGCATCTCCAAGAAGGACCACAAGGCCTACAAGTGCACGCTGTGCTCGGACCGGGTGGCGGTGGGCCAGGAACCGGCCTGCGTGAAGACCTGCCCGACCGGCGCGATCACCTTCGGCAGCAAGCAGGCAATGACCGAGCATGCCGCCGGCCGCGTGGAAGACCTGAAATCGCGCGGCTACGAGAACGCCGGCCTGTACGACCCGCAGGGTGTGGGCGGCACCCATGTGATGTACGTGCTGCAGCACGTGGACAAGCCGGAACTGTATGCCGACCTGCCGAAGGACCCGCGCATCAGCCCGATGGTGGAGGTGTGGAAGGGCGTGGCCAAGCCGCTGGGCGTGCTGGCGATTGCCGCTACCGCCTTCGCCGGCTTCCTGCATTACATCGGCATCGGCCGCAACACGGTCAATGACGAGGAAGAAGAGGAAGCCGAGCACGAGGCGAAGAAGATCGAAGAGGAGCAGCGGCCATGAAGTACGCCCCGCACCCGCGGCAGATCATCCGCTACCGCGCGCCGACCCGCATCAATCACTGGATTGTGGCGATCTGCTTCGTGTTGACCGCGTTGTCCGGGCTGGCGTTGTTCCACCCTGCCCTGTTCCCGCTGACCCAGTTGTTTGGCGGTGGGCCATGGACGCGCATCCTGCACCCGTTCATCGGCCTGGCCATGGTGGTGGGCTTTGCGCTGCTGGCGTTCCGCATGTGGCGCGACAATCTGCCGACCGCCGACGATGGCAAGTGGATGCGCGGCATGCGCGATGTACTGCGCAACGAGGACGAGAAGCTGCCACCGGTGGGTCGCTTCAATGCCGGCCAGAAGCTGCTGTTCTGGGCGATCATCGGTTGCCTGTCGGCGCTGCTGCTGACCGGCTTCGTGATCTGGCGGCAGTACTTCAGCCACTTCTTCCCGATCGGGGTGATCCGCTTCGCGATGCTGGCCCATGCGCTGTTCGGCTGGGTGCTGGTGTGCGCGATCGTGGTGCACATCTATGCAGCGATCTGGATCAAGGGCTCGGTGCGGGCGATGACCCAGGGCAAGGTGACCTACGGGTGGGCGTACAAGCATCACCGGCAGTGGTTCCGGGACATCCTGCGCGGACGGCGGGAAGAGGGGTAGCGGCAGGGCCTGCGGCCCTGCACCCGCTGGATCAACGTCAACATCAACGTCAAGAGCGGGTTTCCTGAGGGATGGCGCGGTGGGTCCGGTCGCGGGGGCCACTGCAAGTACGTCCATGTAAGCTCGGTCGCCGCTTGCTCGTGTGCGCAGTCCTGCGCACACGGCAAGACCGGGGTTGGGCGTCCTGCCCAACCCGCCCGAGGCATGCCTCGGGCCCATGCGGCTCACGCCCCCGCAACCGGACCCACCCCGCCTTCAACAGAGTTCTGCGATCTGTCGGGACGGCGTTCTGCGTTGCTGTTGGTGGGTGTCGACCTTGGTCGACACGATGAACACGGCAACAACCGATGGGGTCAGATCCGTTTTCCTATGGAAAACGGATCTGACCCCAACCATTTCAAATGGCCAGCTGTGCGCTGGACGCCGGCGCTGACAACGGCGAGGATGGAGCCTGGTTCTTCTGGCTGGCCCTGCATGGCGCAACGCATCCTTGAACCCGGTGAGATCGAGACGCTGGCCTCGCGCGATGTGCCGCGCATCATCCTGCCCGATACCGCGTCGCTGTTTGCCGGACGTGCGGACCGCCTGCGCAGTCTGGCTGCACACAGTGCCATCGGTGGTTACCTGCAGCTGCTGGCGGCGTTGGCCGATGCGCAGCAGGCGCTGCTGGAGGATCTGACACCGCAGCAACGCGAGGAACTTCAGGCACAGGCGCGTGCACAGCAGTCGAGTGCGGCGGCCGGCGCCGGGATGCCGTTGCGGCCGGCCAACACACTTCAGCTGGATGGCTGTTGGCGCGGCTGGCTGCGCACGCTATGCCAGCACTGCGCTGAAGAAGCCGGCCTGCCGGCGGAAACCCGCCAGGAACTGCAGCGCGTTGCTGCTGCCGATGACGGGTGGCTGGATGCGCAGGCGCATGCGGTGCTGGAGCGTGATGACGCGCCGTCGGTGGATGCGGTGGCTGCGCTGCTGGTGATGAACGCGCTGCAGGTCTACTGGGCGGTGCTGGCGGACAGCTTCCGCCCCACCGAGCTGAAGCCGCTGGCCGATGCACCGGGGCTGTGCCCGCTGTGCGGCACCCTGCCGGTGGTCAGCGTGGTGCAGGCGCGGCCGCCCTATGCCTCCTACCGCTACCTGTCGTGCTCGCTGTGTGCCTGCCAGTGGCACTACGTACGCGTGCAGTGCAGCCAGTGTGGTGCCGCCGGCAAGGACATCGCCTATCGCGCCCTGGCCGATGTGGACGGCGACAGCGGCGAGGCGGTGCGCGAGAGCGCGGTCCGTGCCGAGACCTGCGACCACTGCCACAGCTACCGCAAGATCCTGTATCTGGAAAAAGACCCGTCGCTGGAGCCGGTGGCCGACGACCTCGGCACGCTAGCGCTGGACCTGCTGCTGGGCGAGGAAGGGTATGCGCGCGCCAGCCAGAATCCGCTGCTGTGGCAATCCGACGGCGAGTGAGGCGATGACAGCCGCGTCCCCCACCCCGGCATCGGCCGCTGCCCTGCCCTCGCTGGACCGGTTGCTGCGTCTGCCTGCCTTGGCAGCACTGATCGAGGGCCACGGCCGCAGCCGTATCACCCAGCTGCTGCGTTCGCACCTGCAGGTGCTGCGCGACCGTATCAGCGTCGGCCAGCTCTCGGCCACGCAGCTGCAGGAAGCGGTTGACGGCCCGGCGCTGGTGGCAGCAGTCGAGGCCGCACTGGCCGCTGACGCACGGCAGGATCTGCAGCCGATGTTCAACCTGACCGGCACCGTGCTGCACACCAACCTCGGCCGCGCCTTGCTGCCCGATGCCGCCGTGCATGCCGTCACCCGCGCGATGACCGCGCCGGTTGACCTGGAATTCGACATCAGCCGCGGCCGCCGCGGCGATCGCGATGCCCGGGTGCGGGCATTGATCTGCGAGCTGACCGGCGCCGAAGCCGCCACCGTGGTCAACAACAATGCCGCGGCGGTCCTGCTGCTGCTCAACAGCCTGGCCAACCGCCGCGAGGTGGTGGTGTCGCGCGGCGAACTCGTGGAGATCGGCGGTGCCTTCCGCATTCCCGATGTGATGCGCAGTGCCGGCGCGCGGCTGCGGGAAGTGGGCACCACCAACCGCACCCACCCGGCCGACTTCGCCAATGCCATCGGCGCGCGCACCGCGCTGCTGATGGAGGTACACGCCAGCAACTATGCGATCACCGGCTTCACTGCCAAGGTCGACACCGCAGCGATGGCAACGATCGCGCACGAGCACGGCCTGCCGCTGGTGGTGGACCTGGGCAGTGGCAGCCTGTGCGATCTGGCGGCCTTCCGCCTGCCGCACGAGCCCACCGTGCAGGAAACGCTGGCGACCGGCGCCGATCTGGTGTCATTCAGTGGCGACAAGCTGCTGGGTGGTCCGCAGGCCGGCATCATCGCCGGCCGCGCCGACCTTATCGCGCGGATCAACCGCAACCCGCTGAAGCGGGCACTGCGCATGGACAAGATGGGCCTGGCCGCACTGGAAGCGGTGCTGGCCCTGTACCGCGAGCCGGAGCTGCTGGCACAGCGGCTGCCGACCCTGCGCACCCTGTCACGCACGCAGGAGGACATCGATGTGCAGGCCCAGCGCCTGCTGCAGCCGATGCGTTCCGTGCTCGCGGCCGACTACGATCTTGAACGGTCACCAATGCAGAGCCAGATCGGCAGCGGCGCCCAGCCACAGGCGCAGCTGGCCAGCGCCGGACTGCGCATTACCAGCGCGCGCCGTGGCGGACTGGATCGCCTGGCCAAGCGCTTGCGTCAGCTGCCGCGACCCGTGCTGGGCCGCATTACCGATGACGCGCTGTGGCTGGACCTGCGCTGCCTGGAACCGGCCGACGAAGCCGACTTCCTCGCCCAGTGGAGCACGCTGCAGGCATGATCGTCGGCACCGCCGGGCATATCGACCATGGCAAAACCAGCCTGGTACGCGCACTGACCGGCATCGAAACCGATCGCCTGCAGGAAGAGCGAACGCGCGGTATATCGATCGAACTGGGCTACGCCTATGTCCCGGTGGAAAGCAGGGACGCCGAAGGCCCGGCTGCGACGCTGGGTTTCGTCGACGTGCCAGGCCATGAGCGCTTCGTGCACACGATGGTGGCCGGCGCCACGGGTATCGATGTCGCCCTGCTGGTGATCGCTGCCGACGACGGCGTGATGCCACAGACCCGCGAGCATCTGGCCATCCTGCAGCTGCTGGACGTGGATCGTGGTGCGGTGGCGCTGACCAAGATCGACCGTGTGGATGCGGCACGCCTCGCCCGGGTCGAGATCGAGATTGCCGCGCTGCTGGCCGCGACACCGCTGCAGGATTCTCCTCTGTTCGCCTGCAACAGCACCGCACCCGACGATGCCGGCATCAGCGCACTGCGTACCCAGCTGCACGCATGGGCGGCGGACGACGCCAGCACACGCCAGGCCGAGCTGCGCAGCGAACTGTTCCGCATGCCGGTGGACCGCGTGTTCTCGCTGGCCGGCCACGGCACGCTGGTGACCGGCGCGGTGCATGGCGGCATCGCCGCGGTGGGTGAGCATCTGCAGCTGATGCCGGCCGCCACCGACGTGCGCGTGCGCAGCATCCATGCGCAGAACCAGGCCAGCGAGCACGCGATGGCTGGGCAACGCTGCGCGCTGAACCTGGCCGCCATCGCCCGCGACGACATCCGCCGTGGCGACTGGATTGCCGATCCACGCGCGCTGCTGGCCACTACCCGCGTCGACGTGCGCCTGCGGCTGTCCGCGTTGGCCGCACCGTTGCGCGACTGGGCACCGCTGCATATTCACTGGGGCACGACGCACCGGCAGGCCCATGTAGTACTGCTGGAAGACCACGACCACGGCGATGGTCAGTTGGTGCAGCTGGTGTTCGATGCACCAGTCTGCGCGATGTGTGGCGATCGTTTCATCGCCCGTGATTCAGCGGCCACCCACACACTGGGCGGTGGCGTCGTGCTCGATCCGGATCCTCCGCAGCGGCGTCGGCGCAGTCCTGCACGACTGGCCTGGCTGGAGGCACTGGAGCAGCTGGCGGCCGGTGCCGGTGTTGTCCCGCTGCTGCAGCAGGCACCTGCCGGCATTCCCCTCACCGCGTTGCAACGCTATTGCCGACGCGCTGCCGACCGCATCGACCTGCCCGAGGACGCGCGACGCATCGCGACCCGCGATGACGCGGTGATCATCCTCGCCTCGCACTGGCAGGCGCTGCGCGAGCAGGTGATCGCCTCGCTGCGCGGCTGGCATGAACGACGCCCGGACGAACCCGGCGTCGACAGCGGACGCCTGCAGCGCAGCACCCTGCCCATGCTGGCGAGCGACCTGTGGAATGCGCTGCTGCAGGATCTGCTGGCCGATGGCACGCTGCAGCGCGTGGGCGCGTGGTGGCGCCTGCCCGGCCATGACCATGCACCGCCGGAACGCGAACGCCTTCTGCTGGAACGCGTGCTGCCGCAACTGCATGCCGGTGGCTTCGATCCACCGTGGGTGCGCACCCTGGCCGCCGACGCCGGACTGGCCGAAGACGAGGTCCGCGCGGTCCTGCGCCGCGCCGCCGCACGTGGTGAAATGTTCCAGGTGATACCGGACTTGTTCTATTCACCCGCGCGCATTGGGGAACTCGCTGCTATCGTCGCGCAGCTGTCACAGGCCAGCGGCACGGTGGATGCAGCGGCGTTCCGCGATGCCATCGGCCTGGGCCGCAAACGCAGCATCCAGATCTTGGAGTTCTTCAATCGCGTTGGCTACACTCGACGCGTGGGTGACCGGCATCGGCCGCGCGGCGACCTGCAGTGGAACGCAGCCCGCGACTGAGCCCACCGGTACCGCCATACTTTCGGAAGGCATGCGCATCCGGGCATGCGGCTGGGCTTCAAACCCAGTAGGGGGCGTCGATCGTTCCCTGGTAGGTTCGACTCCTGCTGCCTTCCGCCATTCGTGTTTCCGCAGGAGATGTCGGCATGGCCACGCACGCGCAGCCCCCCGCCCCCTCAACGGCCGATGCCCCGCAACGACTGACGTCTCTCGCGCATGGCGGTGGCTGCGGCTGCAAGATCGCGCCGGGTGTGCTGACCGAACTGCTGCGCGGGGTTCCGGCACTTCCCGCACCGGTCGAACTGCTGGTCGGCCGCGAGACCAGCGACGACGCCGCGGTGTATCGCCTCGATGACCGGCAGGCGATCGTCGCCACCACCGACTTCTTCATGCCGATTGTCGACGACCCGTTCGACTTCGGCCGCATCGCCGCCACCAATGCGCTGTCGGACCTGTACGCGATGGGCGCGCGCCCGCTGTTCGCACTGGCCATCGTCGGCATGCCGATCAACAGCCTGCCGCAGGACACCATCCGCGGCATCCTGCAGGGTGGCGAACGCGCCTGTGCTGATGCCGGCATCGTGGTGGCTGGTGGCCACAGCATCGATTCGGTGGAACCCATCTACGGCCTGGCCGCGATCGGTGTGCTCGACCCGCAACGGCTCAAGCGCAATGCCGATGCCCGCGCCGGTGACGTGCTGGTGCTGGGCAAGCCGTTGGGCGTGGGCGTGTATTCGTCGGCGCTGAAGAAAGAAGTGCTGGATGCCGAGGGCTACCGGCAGATGGTCGAGTCGACCACCCGCCTGAACAGCGTGGGCCTGCCCCTTGCCGCGTTGGACGGCGTGCATGCCATGACCGACGTCACCGGCTTCGGCCTGCTCGGCCACCTGCTGGAAGTGTGCCGCGCCAGTGGCGTGGCCGCCGAGGTGGACAGTGCACAGGTGCCGCTGCTGCCGCAGACCTTGGACCTGCTGCAACGCGGCTGCGTAACCGGCGCCTCCAACCGCAACTGGGCCTCGTATGGCGCCGAGGTGCGCTTCGCCGAGGGCTTGGCCGCCCACTGGCAGCCACTGCTGACCGACCCGCAGACCAGCGGCGGCCTGCTGGTGTCCTGTGCGCCGGAAGCGTTGGATGCGGTGCTGGCCTGCTTCAACGATGCGGGGTTCGGCCAGGCGGCCGTGCTGGGGCGCTTGAGCGAGGGAGCGGCGGGCGTCAGGGTGGTTTGAGATGTGAAGGTTTGCCAACGTACCGTTTCCGGGCACTTGAATTATGTCCAAAATATTGGACACTCAGGCCATGAACCTGATCGACATCGGCAAGGCGGTTCGTGCCCGCCGTGAGCAGCTTGGCCTGTCGCAAGGCCAACTGGCTCACCTCAGCGGTCTTTCCCGGCAGACCGTGGTCGGCCTGGAAGGGGGCACCCTGAGCGACCTGGGCGTCAATCGTGTCGGCCAGTTGTTGTCCGTGCTCGGCCTGGATGTTCCGGCACCCACTACCGAAAACCGGCAGCGCAAACAAGGCCTGAAAATGGCCGCACGAACCGCGAACGTGAGCTACGCGAGCGAACTGACGGCTGGCGAGTTGGCCCGCGTGCTGGTCAGCGGGGAAGTTCCTGCCACCTACGCAGCGCAGATGGCGCACCTGCTGGATGAAGCCCCTCCCTCCATGATGGTGATGGCAGTCGAGGAAGCTGCAATCGGCGCGCAGCTGCCGCCACGGCGCATCTGGCGCAACGTGGCGAAGATGGCCAACACACTTTCTGCCCATCGCAAGGACCTGTGGTTGTGAACCGCAAACTGCCGGCCGGCGCCTGGCAGACGCTGCTGCCTCGGGCGCTTGTCCTCATCGGGGAGATCCGGCGCCACGGCGGCATCACCGATCCGTTCTGGACGTTGGGCGGCGGAACGGTACTGATGTTTCGACATCGGCACCGACTCAGCAAGGACATCGACATCTTCGTGCCGAATCCCCAGTATCTGGGATTCGTTACTCCCCGCTTGAGCGATGTGGCCGCGAGCCTTACCGGCGACTACAGCGAAGATCCCAGCGCATGGGTCAAGCTGCAGTTCGAGGAAGGCGAGGTGGATTTCGTCGCGGCCCCCAATCTTCTCGATGATGCCTGGGAGGAATGGACGATCGATGGTCAGCGCATACGGGTGGAAACGTCGGCGGAAATCATCGCCAAGAAAATGTTCCATCGCGGGCATCGAACAACCGCCCGAGACCTGTTCGATCTTGCGCTGGTCATCGAACGCGAGCCGGACGCGCTGGCGGCCGCCGCGCACGCGCTGGTCCGCCATCGATCAACGTTTCTTGATCAGATCCGCAATCCCCATCCGACATTGAATATTGCGTTCAACGCCATCGACACGCTGGACTACACGCCAGGCTTCGATCACTGCGTCGCGATAGCCGGGGACTGCCTGGAAGGACTGTGATCCCCCCAGGCGATTGCGCAGAACATCACTCGATGTTCTGCACCTGTTCGCGGATCTGGTCGATCAGCACCTTCAGCTCCACCGCGGCATTGGACGTACGGCTGTCCACCGACTTCGAGCCCAGCGTATTGGCTTCGCGGTTGAACTCCTGCAGCAGGAAGTCCAGGCGGCGACCGACCGGCTCGCGCTGCTTGAGCACGCGGCGGATCTCGACGATGTGGCTGCCGAGGCGGTCCAGCTCTTCATCCACGTCCAGCTTCTGCAGCCACAGCACCAGTTCCTGCTCGGCGCGGCCGGGGTCGACCGGGTGCGGCAGGTCGGCCAGGCGTGCGGCCAGCTTGGTGCGCTGGCCGTCGCGAATGGCCGGAATCAGCGTACGCACTTCGGTGGCGATGCGTTCGATGCCGTCCACGCGCTCGCTGATGGCCGCAGCCAACTTGCCGCCTTCGCGCTCACGGGCCTCGACGAAGCCATCCAGCACCTGATCCAGCAGCGCCAGCGCCTCGACCTGCAGGGCGGCGGCGTCGGTGGCCTCGCCACGGGTCACGCCCGGCAGCTGCAGCAGGTCGGTGAAGCTGACCTGCAGGTTGGGGAAATCGGAGGTCAGGCGGTGCGCCAGGCGGCCCAGCTGGCCCAGCAGGGCCTCGTCCACCTGCAGGTTGGCGGCCGCTTCCGGCGCGCGCAGGCGCATCACCAGATCCAGCTTGCCACGACTCAGGCGCGCGGCGATGCGCTCGCGCAGCTGCGGTTCGAGCGCCCGCAGTTCCTCGGGCAGGCGGGTGCCGACCTCCAGGAAACGGTGGTTGACCGAGCGCAGCTCGCAGCCCAGCGTGCCCCACGGGGTGACCCGCTCGCCGCCGGCATAGGCGGTCATGCTTCGAATCATGGATTGTGTCCGGTGCGTGCAAAGGGGGAATGGTACCCTAGCGCCCTCACCAGAGCCCCCTTGCCCGCCCCGTGAAGGCCGCGGGCGTGGCGGCGTACTCCCTCGCCATTACGGAACCCGCACCATGTCCGATTCCCGCCCCAGCGGCCGCCAGCCCGACCAGCTCCGCCCGGTCGTCATCCAACGCGGCTTCACCCGCCACGCCGAAGGTTCGGTGCTGGTGTGCTTCGGTGAAACCCGTGTGCTGTGCACCGCCAGCGTCGAGAACCGCGTGCCGGGCTTCCTGCGCGGCAAGGGCGAAGGCTGGGTGACCGCCGAATACGGCATGCTG includes the following:
- the fdxH gene encoding formate dehydrogenase subunit beta; translation: MSLQSLDIIRRSATTTPSPEARGAHTGQVAKLIDVSKCIGCKACQVACMEWNDLRDEVGSCVGSYDNPPDLSEQSWTVMKFREYEDEKGKLEWLIRKEGCMHCSDPGCLKACPSPGAIIQYANGIVDFQEENCIGCGYCVTGCPFDVPRISKKDHKAYKCTLCSDRVAVGQEPACVKTCPTGAITFGSKQAMTEHAAGRVEDLKSRGYENAGLYDPQGVGGTHVMYVLQHVDKPELYADLPKDPRISPMVEVWKGVAKPLGVLAIAATAFAGFLHYIGIGRNTVNDEEEEEAEHEAKKIEEEQRP
- a CDS encoding formate dehydrogenase subunit gamma; translated protein: MKYAPHPRQIIRYRAPTRINHWIVAICFVLTALSGLALFHPALFPLTQLFGGGPWTRILHPFIGLAMVVGFALLAFRMWRDNLPTADDGKWMRGMRDVLRNEDEKLPPVGRFNAGQKLLFWAIIGCLSALLLTGFVIWRQYFSHFFPIGVIRFAMLAHALFGWVLVCAIVVHIYAAIWIKGSVRAMTQGKVTYGWAYKHHRQWFRDILRGRREEG
- the fdhE gene encoding formate dehydrogenase accessory protein FdhE, which encodes MAQRILEPGEIETLASRDVPRIILPDTASLFAGRADRLRSLAAHSAIGGYLQLLAALADAQQALLEDLTPQQREELQAQARAQQSSAAAGAGMPLRPANTLQLDGCWRGWLRTLCQHCAEEAGLPAETRQELQRVAAADDGWLDAQAHAVLERDDAPSVDAVAALLVMNALQVYWAVLADSFRPTELKPLADAPGLCPLCGTLPVVSVVQARPPYASYRYLSCSLCACQWHYVRVQCSQCGAAGKDIAYRALADVDGDSGEAVRESAVRAETCDHCHSYRKILYLEKDPSLEPVADDLGTLALDLLLGEEGYARASQNPLLWQSDGE
- the selA gene encoding L-seryl-tRNA(Sec) selenium transferase; translated protein: MTAASPTPASAAALPSLDRLLRLPALAALIEGHGRSRITQLLRSHLQVLRDRISVGQLSATQLQEAVDGPALVAAVEAALAADARQDLQPMFNLTGTVLHTNLGRALLPDAAVHAVTRAMTAPVDLEFDISRGRRGDRDARVRALICELTGAEAATVVNNNAAAVLLLLNSLANRREVVVSRGELVEIGGAFRIPDVMRSAGARLREVGTTNRTHPADFANAIGARTALLMEVHASNYAITGFTAKVDTAAMATIAHEHGLPLVVDLGSGSLCDLAAFRLPHEPTVQETLATGADLVSFSGDKLLGGPQAGIIAGRADLIARINRNPLKRALRMDKMGLAALEAVLALYREPELLAQRLPTLRTLSRTQEDIDVQAQRLLQPMRSVLAADYDLERSPMQSQIGSGAQPQAQLASAGLRITSARRGGLDRLAKRLRQLPRPVLGRITDDALWLDLRCLEPADEADFLAQWSTLQA
- the selB gene encoding selenocysteine-specific translation elongation factor yields the protein MIVGTAGHIDHGKTSLVRALTGIETDRLQEERTRGISIELGYAYVPVESRDAEGPAATLGFVDVPGHERFVHTMVAGATGIDVALLVIAADDGVMPQTREHLAILQLLDVDRGAVALTKIDRVDAARLARVEIEIAALLAATPLQDSPLFACNSTAPDDAGISALRTQLHAWAADDASTRQAELRSELFRMPVDRVFSLAGHGTLVTGAVHGGIAAVGEHLQLMPAATDVRVRSIHAQNQASEHAMAGQRCALNLAAIARDDIRRGDWIADPRALLATTRVDVRLRLSALAAPLRDWAPLHIHWGTTHRQAHVVLLEDHDHGDGQLVQLVFDAPVCAMCGDRFIARDSAATHTLGGGVVLDPDPPQRRRRSPARLAWLEALEQLAAGAGVVPLLQQAPAGIPLTALQRYCRRAADRIDLPEDARRIATRDDAVIILASHWQALREQVIASLRGWHERRPDEPGVDSGRLQRSTLPMLASDLWNALLQDLLADGTLQRVGAWWRLPGHDHAPPERERLLLERVLPQLHAGGFDPPWVRTLAADAGLAEDEVRAVLRRAAARGEMFQVIPDLFYSPARIGELAAIVAQLSQASGTVDAAAFRDAIGLGRKRSIQILEFFNRVGYTRRVGDRHRPRGDLQWNAARD
- the selD gene encoding selenide, water dikinase SelD → MATHAQPPAPSTADAPQRLTSLAHGGGCGCKIAPGVLTELLRGVPALPAPVELLVGRETSDDAAVYRLDDRQAIVATTDFFMPIVDDPFDFGRIAATNALSDLYAMGARPLFALAIVGMPINSLPQDTIRGILQGGERACADAGIVVAGGHSIDSVEPIYGLAAIGVLDPQRLKRNADARAGDVLVLGKPLGVGVYSSALKKEVLDAEGYRQMVESTTRLNSVGLPLAALDGVHAMTDVTGFGLLGHLLEVCRASGVAAEVDSAQVPLLPQTLDLLQRGCVTGASNRNWASYGAEVRFAEGLAAHWQPLLTDPQTSGGLLVSCAPEALDAVLACFNDAGFGQAAVLGRLSEGAAGVRVV
- a CDS encoding helix-turn-helix domain-containing protein, translated to MNLIDIGKAVRARREQLGLSQGQLAHLSGLSRQTVVGLEGGTLSDLGVNRVGQLLSVLGLDVPAPTTENRQRKQGLKMAARTANVSYASELTAGELARVLVSGEVPATYAAQMAHLLDEAPPSMMVMAVEEAAIGAQLPPRRIWRNVAKMANTLSAHRKDLWL
- a CDS encoding nucleotidyl transferase AbiEii/AbiGii toxin family protein, producing the protein MNRKLPAGAWQTLLPRALVLIGEIRRHGGITDPFWTLGGGTVLMFRHRHRLSKDIDIFVPNPQYLGFVTPRLSDVAASLTGDYSEDPSAWVKLQFEEGEVDFVAAPNLLDDAWEEWTIDGQRIRVETSAEIIAKKMFHRGHRTTARDLFDLALVIEREPDALAAAAHALVRHRSTFLDQIRNPHPTLNIAFNAIDTLDYTPGFDHCVAIAGDCLEGL
- a CDS encoding YicC/YloC family endoribonuclease; protein product: MIRSMTAYAGGERVTPWGTLGCELRSVNHRFLEVGTRLPEELRALEPQLRERIAARLSRGKLDLVMRLRAPEAAANLQVDEALLGQLGRLAHRLTSDFPNLQVSFTDLLQLPGVTRGEATDAAALQVEALALLDQVLDGFVEAREREGGKLAAAISERVDGIERIATEVRTLIPAIRDGQRTKLAARLADLPHPVDPGRAEQELVLWLQKLDVDEELDRLGSHIVEIRRVLKQREPVGRRLDFLLQEFNREANTLGSKSVDSRTSNAAVELKVLIDQIREQVQNIE